In Nicotiana tabacum cultivar K326 chromosome 2, ASM71507v2, whole genome shotgun sequence, the following proteins share a genomic window:
- the LOC107801325 gene encoding endoglucanase 11-like, whose translation MEAKTPQYKTSRRWFLQQWTAIAFTFALVPLTQSLNYAEALSKSLLYFEAQRSGRLPYNQRAIWRHHSGLTDGLDQGVDLVGGYYDAGDNVKFQLPMAFTITMLSWSVIEYGGDIAAAGEYKYALEAIKWGTDYFIKAHTHPHVLWVQVGEGETDHYCWQRPEDMTTSRRAYKIDEKYPGSDVAGETAAALAAASIVFRRTNPQYSHLLLIHAEQLFEFGDKFRGKYDASVGAAKGYYPSLSGYKDELLWAALWLYKATDNSHYLNYALQNAQSFGGITWAISEFSWDVKYAGLQLLASTLPIRQGKGEEEELSKILQDYRSKGEHYICACLNQNNKTNVRRTPGGLLYIRQWNNMQYVANAAFLLMVYSDHLRATNQMARCERRFVGPEEIFAFAKSQVDYILGLNPMGMSYLVGYGAKYPRRVHHRGASLDSYKKKKSFISCTQGYDNWFGRKNPNPNTLIGALVGGPDNKDRFNDHRRNYMQTEACTYNTAPIVGIFAKLHALERDTDIEDSQLFSANK comes from the exons ATGGAAGCTAAAACGCCGCAgtacaaaacctcaagaagatgGTTTCTTCAACAATGGACAGCAATAGCTTTTACATTTGCCTTAGTTCCACTCACTCAATCATTGAATTACGCAGAAGCTCTCTCCAAAAGTCTACTTTATTTCGAAGCTCAACGCTCCGGCCGTTTGCCTTACAATCAAAGAGCTATTTGGCGTCACCATTCCGGCCTTACTGATGGCCTTGATCAAGGG GTGGATTTGGTGGGAGGTTATTATGACGCCGGCGATAATGTTAAGTTTCAACTTCCGATGGCTTTCACTATAACGATGCTTTCGTGGAGCGTCATTGAATACGGCGGAGATATAGCAGCTGCAGGCGAGTATAAGTACGCGCTTGAGGCTATCAAATGGGGAACTGATTACTTCATCAAAGCGCACACTCATCCTCATGTTCTTTGGGTTCAG GTTGGTGAAGGAGAAACAGATCATTATTGTTGGCAAAGACCGGAGGACATGACCACATCTCGTCGAGCTTACAAAATCGACGAGAAATATCCCGGATCAGATGTCGCCGGAGAGACAGCAGCCGCCTTGGCGGCTGCGTCAATCGTGTTTAGGAGAACAAATCCACAGTACTCTCACCTTCTCCTGATCCATGCAGAACAG TTGTTTGAGTTTGGTGACAAGTTTAGAGGGAAGTATGATGCGAGTGTAGGAGCAGCAAAAGGTTACTATCCATCGTTGAGTGGTTACAAGGATGAGTTGTTATGGGCAGCTTTGTGGTTATACAAAGCCACCGACAATTCCCATTATTTAAATTATGCTTTACAAAATGCTCAATCTTTTGGCGGGATCACTTGGGCCATCTCCGAATTCAGTTGGGACGTCAAATACGCTGGTCTTCAACTACTTGCCTCTACG CTGCCAATTAGGCAAGGGAAGGGAGAGGAAGAAGAACTTAGCAAAATTCTCCAAGACTACCGTTCGAAAGGAGAACACTACATTTGCGCTTGTCTGAACCAAAACAATAAAACTAATGTGCGTCGCACCCCAGGAGGCCTCCTCTATATCCGCCAATGGAACAACATGCAGTACGTCGCCAATGCAGCATTTCTCCTCATGGTCTATTCAGATCATCTCAGGGCAACCAATCAGATGGCCAGATGCGAACGCCGTTTTGTGGGACCCGAGGAAATCTTCGCCTTCGCTAAATCACAG GTGGACTATATCTTGGGTTTGAACCCAATGGGTATGAGTTACTTGGTTGGCTATGGAGCCAAGTATCCCCGAAGGGTGCACCATAGGGGTGCATCGTTGGACTCttacaaaaagaagaagagcttCATTAGTTGTACCCAAGGCTATGATAACTGGTTCGGACGCAAGAATCCAAATCCCAATACATTAATTGGGGCATTAGTTGGTGGGCCAGATAATAAGgatcggttcaatgatcatagaAGAAATTACATGCAGACAGAGGCTTGTACTTATAACACAGCACCTATTGTTGGGATATTTGCAAAATTGCATGCGCTGGAAAGAGATACCGACATCGAAGATTCACAATTATTTTCTGCTAATAAATAG